CGCTGGTGCAGCGGGAATTAGGGTTATGGATTTGAATTTCCGGGGTTTGGGGCTCCAATCGCGAACGGGATTAGAGggatggtcgccggcggcggtacACCCGAAGATGGTGGCGGTTGAGGGCGGTGTGGCTAATGGCCCCGGAATAGTAGTGCTGCGTGGCAATGGCACGGAGCGGAGTCCTCTTCCGCGATGGGCACCCGGTCGTCTCCTCCATGTCCAgctgcgccgcctcgccctccggcAGCGCCCAGTCGAACTGGGCCACGAGGTTGGCTAGCGCGAGCTCCACCACGGACATGGCGAGGTTCACCCCCGGGCACATCCGGCGCCCCGCGCCGAACGGGATCAGCTGGAAGTGCCGGTCCCGGAAGTCCACGGCGCTGCCGGCGAACCTCTCCGGCCGGAACTCCTCCGGCGACTCCCAGGCCTCGGGGTCCCTGCCGATCGCCCACGCGTTCACGATCACCATGGTGCCGCCGGGGATGTCGtaccggccgccgccgatccgGGTGGCCTGCATGGACTTGTGCGGGAGCAGCAGGGGCCCTGGCGTGTGCAGCCGCATCGTCTCCTTGATCACGGCTCTCAGGTACTCCATTCCCGGCAGATCGTGCTCGCCGACCATGTTGCCGTGGCTGCTGCCGTCGCCGGTGCTCCGAGCTTGTCGTCTCACCTCGCGCTGCAGCTTCTCCATGACCCCCTTGTTGCGGAgcagctccgccatggcccatTCCAGGACGATGATCGTCGCCTCTGTCCCGGCGCCGAACAAGTCCTGCATTTTTGCAAAGGCTCGTGAAGTCATGATCAGTTAAGCAAGAGATCGACCGTGTCGGCGACTGATCGGGTCGACGTGCCACGTCGTCTACCTCCAAGAGAGCCTTCACGTTGTCCCTGCTGAGGCGCCACTCTGCTGTCCCAGTCCCAGTCGCAGCAGGAGCTCCGTCCTGTTGCTGTAGAGACAGAAACACGTGTATGAAGGCGTCAGCATCACCCGGACccggagacgacgacgacggcttcTCCCTGCTGGCCGCGGCCGCGTCCACGATCTCGTCGAGGATCCCGTCGATCCTCTGGAACGCCCTCCTCACCCTGGCGTCCGTGCCGTCGACGGCGCTCACCCACGAGAGCCACGGGATGTAGTCGCCGACGTGGAACGCGCCGAGCAGCACGTTGCTCTCCTCCAGCAGCGCGTCCACCTTGGCGCGCCacccgtcgtcgccggcggcgcgcagccCCAGCACGATCTGGCCGGCCACGTCCTTGGCGAAGCCGTTCAGGAGCTCGCTCAGGCGCACGACGCCGCCACGGCACGACGCCTGCTCGGCGACTCGTCGGGCCagcgcctccacctcctcctcccggaCGGCGCGGTAGGCCCGCACCCTGGCCGGGCTCAGGAGGTGGCGCACGCTCATCTTGCGCGCGCCGCTCCAGTACGGCCCGTGCGGCGCGAAGGCGATGTCGGTGCAGCCGTACAGGAGCCTCTTGGGGATGGTGAGCGACGGGCGGCTGGCGAACACGTGGTCCTGCGCCTGCATCACCTCCCGCGCGGCCCCCGCCGAGGAGACGACGACGGCAAGTGCCTGCCCGATGACGGGGAGCCTCCACGGAGACGGTGGCAGGCGGCTGGCATTGGCGGTGGCCGCCGGCCGTTTCTTGCCGCGGCGGGCACCGAGCAGCAACACGTGGACGTAGGAGATGAAGGGGAGGAGCACGAGGAGGAACCTGGCTTGTATGCCCGTGCTATGTGGGAGCGGCGACGATGGCGTCATGCTGACTGCTGTCGTGTTCTGATCCATTTGGTCAGTTTAGTTGTGCACAGCAACACATGCCACAGGCTGCTCTATTTATACAGGTCATCGATCAGGATCCAGATTGGGCGACATTGCTACCCAATGTCACAACGGGACATTGGCTGCATCTCAACCCTCCAAAACAGATCCAACCACTCCTTTTTTTGGGCCCGCAGTCAGGCAATTCTGGCGCTAACAGGCAGGAAATGGAGGGGGACGGCGCCTAGCTACCGCGCTCGCGCGCGTCGCCACTCCAATCCCGTCGCTGGGGGAGAAGGGCACCGCCGCCAAACCTGTCCGCCGGGCCGCCGGGTCGCCAGGCTGCCGAGGTGCGCCGCTGCAGGAGGCCGCGCGTGGCCCTCGCGCCCTCGCTGCGGGGAGCCGCGCGGCACCGTCGGGCCGCCGCGGCTCCTGCCCGCCGCTACAGGAGGCCGCCGGGATGCTGCCGCGGGAGGGAAGCGGGCTTTGCAGGACCCCTGCTGCCACGACCGACAGGTACTGCTGCATTCAGGTTCAATCAAAGATGGATTTATTTTTTCCTCTGAACTTAATTTAGCTGGAATTACTATGAAAACTCTTGCAATTAGCTTTTGCTTTGAATCGTGGGAGATTAAGGATTCACAAGAGATGTTCTGATTATTgcagtttgttttctttttccagaaatTCGAATACTGTGCAATTCATTGTTGTGGAAGGCAATATCTGAAGTTGATAGGAAGATACCTGAAGTTGGTATGAAGTTCAAAACTCCAGATGAGGGTTGGCTGCTTTGGATGGCATATGACGGCCGTACTGGATTTGATGTGAGGAAAAGAGGCACAAATGTAAGCAAAATGGATGATAAGGTGACTTCATGCAGATATGTTTGTTCCAATGAAGGAGTGAGCGCAAAAAGGCAAACTGAACATTTGAGAAAGTGTTTTAGAGCTGAAACAAGAACTGATTGTAAAGCTCGGATGATTAATATATTAGATCAAGAGATAAGAAATTATGAAGTCACCGATGTTGTGCTTGAACACAACCACCTACTCCACATACCAGAGACCTTCCACTTGATGAAATCACAAcggaaaatttcaaaactccAAGTTTTTGACATAGAAACATATGATGATTCCGGTATTAGGCCAAAAGCTGCCCATTAGTTGGTCATTCGCCAAGTTGGTGGACTACTTAACCTTAGCTACACTTGCCATGACCGCAAAAATTATTTGCAGAGCAGACGTCAGAGGGAATTGGCTTTTGGACAGGCAGGAAGTATGTTGAAGTATTTTTATGATAAAATTATTGAGAACTCATCTTTCCAATATGCTTTGCAGCTGAATTGTGAGCACATAACCAACATATTCTGGGCTGATGCTAAGATGATCCTTGACTATGcacactttggagatgttgtCATATTTGACACAACTTTTGGGACAAACAAAGAATATAGGCCATTTGGTGTTTTTCTTGGGCTCAATCAGTTTAGAGAAACCACCATTTTTGGTGTTGCACTTCTATTTGATGAAATAGAAGTATCATTTACATGGTTGTTTGAGACTTTTCTAGCTGCACATAATGGAAAGCAACCTAGAACTATTTATACAGATCAAGATGCAGCAATGGAAAAAGCCATAAAGATAGTATTCACAGAATCAAATCATGGACTATGCACCTTTCACATAATGCAAAATGCTGTGAAGCATTTATCTCCAGTGAAGGGtacagaggaagaggaaggtgaAGAGAAAAAGTTGAGGGTGAACAGGATGATGAAGGTGAAGAGGAATCTCATATTCTGTATGATTTTAGTGCTTGTATGTTTGGCCACGAAGATGAGGCATCATTTGAAGAAGCATTTCAGATTTTGAGATCTAAAGTTCATAAGCAAACTTGGTTAGATAGCATTTACAAGGTGAAAGAGAAATGAGTTGAATGTTATATGAGAGATGTCTTCAGTTTATGAGTGAAAAGTACACAACTAAGTGAGAGCATCAACAATGCATTAAAAAACCATTTGAAATCAGATTTTGATATCATTCGATTTCTGAGGCATTTTGTCACACCCGGTTCTTGAaggcaaaccgaatgcatctcatatgtgcgccaggatcagtttacacacatatgattaaCCATAAAGTGAATATCACAACGAGTGCAAGCAgaaagagagtattaaagactttattacaaaaccgaATGTCTTAAGCGAATAAGTAAACGTCTATAGAGTAGCAGCGGAATCTTCTTTagcacaggcagatgactgggagacatacgcctagaaatcctcgaagtcttctggaTACTCCAGACAATTGTTATTATggtctgagcagcaagtatgcaagggtgagtacacttatggttggtactcaacaagtggtagggaaacaactataatacatgcaaggctaattcaaggaatagctgacacggCTAACTTCACTCAACACTTTTAGTTGATCAAATTTTATGAGCAAACATTAActagatataagtatataccattaaacccaGAAGATAAGCATATATGAAGATAAGCAACATAACCATAAGTAAAAgcatcgatttagatcaacttcaagttcaattatcatgtgagggtccaagccgctcgtgaccgtgagcacggctgatatatcagttttacactctgcagaggttgtacactttcaccacaattcgcgtaaaagctccgaagaactttaaacccaaccatgcaagtgcgggccaagcaccgtatcacacttccttaggtatgactgcatagggacgctacgaggcctttacaaagattccctaacccatgacaatccgctaaggtttccagtcaaagtggtcataacactgtcctaataaggtggtaccttgccaaaggaccattaaacaataccaattgccccaagaggaccgagctataccccatcgatgcatcccctcttgccctttcggtaagactgtcacaagctagagtttctaattattcagccaagaccagagccatttggtattgtggttgcactggttttttgggtggttctccatgttccaattaacacaTATGATCTTGATTAACAACATTAAGCCATCATGAACATGAAGTAAACAAGTATAGCATTTGTATTAACATTATCCACCCATAACCAAGGTAAAGCGACTAgcatagctacccaacatgaaaataaacccaagttgatcaaggaataaggtaaacaatactaggcacgtccttaactcggttcccatcatattatagacacatgcatgtacataaaagtaaatgtgatagacttggtgatttcatgggtcagaaacatgatcaagggtccacttggcttcctcaaactgctgctggtccggtcctccgaagtcttgatcttgctgctgctcctcgaactgcGGATCGTCTATCGCACCAAACACGCACATACAAATAAACAAGTACaaacaataagaaacagtaccCCAGACAACATAAACAGTACAAATAGAGGTTACTAAACTATACTACTCGCTGCAATGATTgtgtgagcgcaagaatcaacaaaaacggatctaaaataagaaagttatggctaaaacaagttctaagGGCTAAAACTTAATTAAACCTTATAcgcaggggctaaaacataaaagcaAGGGCTGTTTTGTAAAAACTCTTCAACTGcgaaggactgcgggttctaatatATAAAAGCAGAGGGGTCTATATGCAAAAGGGACCACGGTTGACTTGGatccgatctaatctgggccgtttGATTTAGATCTGACGGCTAGGGTCTGATggggcgggctggcggcggcgtgagcggccggcggcgagctaggcGGCGGTGCGTGGCGGCGGGACGCCCGGAGTAGACCAAATTTGGTCCTCCGGTGCTCGATTCGAGCCGGGGTTGGGTCGGGGAGCTAACGCGCGAGCACGCGAACCCGATGGCGGGGTTTGCGCGGTTTAAAGGCGAGCGGAGCGAGCttacggcggcgcacggcggagcggcggcgccggcgaataGATGTGGGCAAAACAGAGCGAGggagaggggaaaaaaagaTCCACTGCTTCACTACCTCGACGCGAAGCTTCGGGGCGGCGAAATTGTCGACGGGGAGCAGaggaacggcggcgcggcttggagctccaagctccaacaatggcggcggcgcagaaacTAGAGTTTTGCGAGGGCAGAAGCGACGGCTGCGGGTTTAGGGTTCCAGGGGGGCGGCGTTGCTTTTATAGGGCGGGGCCGGGGCAAGGttttgggccgcgggaaaggagaagggaagaaaaagaaaaagaagaggtgGGCCGGGCTGAAAGCAGGTTAGGGAAAAAGGAAAGGCTTTCTATTTTTCTGAAACGGTTCAAACAccttcaatttaaattcaaatccgagggttcaaatttaaattgaacaacaagcaaataaagatgcaaaccagcatgaaatgcacacacctattttccttacatttattttatggctaaataatttatttaattcCCGACAAATGCTCTaaaatcaaaataaattaaacaaaCTCTTATCGAACCTATACAAAGTccaattaattttaattagtttCTAATTTGAAAACAcgggtgttacaaacctacccccttaaaaggaatctcgtcctcgagattcggctgggctAGCAAAGAGCTGAGGGAATTCCGCTTGcaactcatcttctctttcccaagtagcctcatccTCTACATGATGACTCTACTGAACCTTACACATCCGTATCCTCTTACTCCGAGTAATTCTCTCTAGTGTATCCAAAATTTTGACTGGAtactcggtataagtcagatcatCCTGCACATTCAGTTCCTCCAGTGGTAACTCCCCCTCTGGCACCCTCAAACACTTTTTCAACTGCGATATATGGAACACATTGTGTACATTGGACAATCGGGCCGGTAGCTCTAGCTCATAAGCTACTTCACCCTTCCGGGCCAAGATCTTGAATAGTCCAATGTAACGAGGTGACAACTTCCCCTTAACATTGAATCTGCGCAAACCTCTGATAGGTGACACTTTGAGATACACAAAGTCTCCTTCAAAGATTAATTCTCTATGTCGAGTGCCTGCATAGATCTTCTGCCTCGACTGTGCCACTTTCAGATTCTCTCTGACAATCTGCACTTGTCGTTCGGCCTCTtttatgatctcagggccgaaCAACTGGCTTTCTCCTATCTCACTCCAATATAATGGAGTTCTGCACTTCCttccatataatgcctcaaatggtgccatcttcaaactggcctagtaactgttgttatatgaaaactctgcatACGGCAAGCTCTTATCCCAACTGCCTCCGTGCTTTAGAGCGCAAGCTCGGAGCATATCCTTTAACACCTGATTGGTCctttctgtctgcccatctgtctgcgggtgataagctgagctgaAGTTCAGCTTCGTATCCATTGACTTATGCAACTTCTGGCAAAACCGAGACGTGAACTGAGTACCTCTGTCGGACACAATCTTCTTAGGTACCCcatgtaggcagacaatcctgGATATGTATAGCTCTGCTAGTTTGGCTCCCGAGTAAGTAgtcttcactggaatgaagtgagccaTCTTTGTCAACCTATCAACAATAACCCATATAGAATCATAGCCATCCTTTGTACGTGGTAAccccacaatgaaatccataccaatttcttcccatttccattctggtaTTTTCAACGGTTGCAACAAACCGGCTGGTCTCTGGTGTTCCGCCTTGACTCTCTGACACACATCACATATGGCCACGTGAGCTGCAACATCACGCTTCATGCCATACCACCAATATCTTTCTTTCAagtcctggtacatcttggtactgcctgGGTGAATCGAATAGGCTGAATCATGGGCTTCCTTTAGAATCTTCTCTCGCAGATGATCCACCTCTGGCACACATATCCTCTTTCTAAACCACATGGTTCCATGTTCATCCTTAGTAAAATCAGGTGTCTTTCCTCTTTCTATCAGCTTCTTGATCTCCTTGATCTTATCATCCTCAAGCTGACCCACGGTGGCGCCAGCAGCAGCGGTCACGGCGCAAGCAGCTACCGCAGTGAGAGCGAGCGGCGGCAGTGAGCGGCGGTCGCAACGAGAGCGAGTAGCggcagcgagcggcgcggcgcaacACGGCCACAGCGCGAGCGAGCGGCGGCACAAGGACCGCGGACGCAGAGGCTCGAGAGCAGCTTCggcgattttttttattttgcattcGATCAGTAGGGCCGGGTCGCAGCGTGAACCGCTTCTGAAAATCCATTTCTAAAGGCGGATTATGCCCTCACCCGTCTTTATAAATCTATTTTATTAATACCCGGCTGGTCTAATTGCCTACAGGTGCACAAACGGCCAGGGAAGACGCCGCATTAATCAAAATTTCAATAGGAATCAGTTGGTTAGCAGGTATCCGTTATGTAGTGCTATCTTCTGATTGCAGTATTATATTTTACAATTTCACCAATGATTCTCTGTTAATTAATAAAGCCTACTTTTGTTTCAAAGTTAATATATACACATTTTATTTTTCTGCCGTGGGGACCCGGAGGAGCTGAATGCATATATATTTTATCTCTTCCGTAATATAGTCTAATCTTAACAATCGAAACCTAGGTCGATtccctcgcctgggagcgcgcCACGTCACCGGCCGCTCCCGACCGTCGGATCGGGCGCACGGACGGTCCAAATTGTGCGAGTCCTGGCTATTTTGCAAAAACAATCCTCAAGGTTTgatgaaatcaacccgcggtccgggTCCCCTCTCTGCTCCCTTCCCTTATCCTCTTCCCACCCTCCTCTCCGGTGGCGGATGCATCCGGCGGTGCTGTAGGGCCTGCGCGAGATGCGGTAGCGGGCGAGCGCGGCTGGACACAGCGGCGTGCGGCACTGCAGGGTGCCGCAGTGCGGCGGGGTGGCCGGGCGCGGCGCCGAGGCcgctctccttccctcccttccCCTACAAGCGGGGCTAGGCACGGCGCGGCCAAGCGCGATCGGCGCGGCTCCGCGAGGGCCGCGAAGGCCGGGCGTGGCGGCGGGGCCgcaccctccctcccttccccgACAAGCGGCCAAGCGTAGCCGGCGCGGTTCCGCGAGGGCCGCGGCTGGGCAGGGCCGCGCGGGGCGTGGCACTGCGGCCGGACGCAGCGCCGGGGCCCGTAGCCGACtgtggcggcgggcgcggctgcaGTATGTGGCGCTGCGGCGCGACCAGCGAACGGGGCACCGGGGCCTGCACAGCCGCCGGCCCGACGCTGGCAGCAAGGGCCGCGTCGGGCGAGCGGGGCCGTGACGGCCAGCGGCAGTGCCCCAACGGGTCCGCGGGGCCCCGGCGCGGCGGGCAGCAGCGTGGAGGCTCAGGCGCTCAGCGAGGGTGGACGCGACTGGCAATGAAGGCGGCGCCGGGGCCACGCCGGAGGTCGAGGTGGATGGTCGCACGCGCTGGCGGCCCCCAGCTTGCATCCCTCCCACAGAAGATGTCGTCCTTCGCCGGCATCGTCGTCGCCATCAGTTCCGCCtagggcggtggtggtggcgcggaGACAGAGCATACGGGACCCCGTGTCCCTGCGGCGATAGCTCTGCCCAGGCTGGGGCCGGACCCGGCCCTCCGAAGGTTGCCGGAGGCGACAGTCGGCGGCACAGTGGCGACGATGAGCCGGCGTCACGTACGCCCGGAATTCCGGCTCTGCACCAAGCTCGAGCAGGATCTCGACGCTTCGCCTTCACAATAGCTCGCGGGCGGCCAGCAGTACGAGCTCGTTCTTCCACATCGTTCCCGACTTTCCGGCCAGCAGAGCAAATGCTTCCTCGTCGCTGCTCGTTTTCTCATCGCCTCATCCACATCGGCGGAGAATACGTAGAGACCAGGAGGCAGATTCGATTTGAGGGATCCTGGCGGCCGGCGATGGTCGAAAGACGCCGTGCGAGCGCTTGGAGGACTCCCTCACTGGAGATGCTGTCGCTGCCTCCTGGCCATGACTCACGGCCATCAGTCCTGTGTCAGGAGCAAGATCAGAGCCGGCTGCTGGCCCTGCATGAGAAGTGCACTTATCCCTTGGACTATCGGTTCTCTCTGCTTCCTATCCCTTCTTCATCTGACACCATTGCATCTGGTCAACAATTTTCAGAACTCTCAAAAACCAGCAAGGACGGATGCATCTAGTCAGATTAGAGACTTGAGAGCTTAATCAAGGCCTCCAGGTCCCAGGTTCAGCAGTCCATATCCTGTTTACACACACTGAGGTAATATGGCTTTTCTTTTTTACTGTCATATAGTACATGCTATATTCTATCAGAGAGGCGATTACTTCTATATTTCCTATTTTCTTGCAACAATTGACTCAATAATTTGGGGACAAGTTAATTGCTTGTTCTCTGTGTTCGAGAGCCCAGTGGGAGTTTCTAGCAGCAAGTTCAGATTACTAGGGATTCATGCTTCTCCTGGAAAATCTGAATGTCTGGAGCATGTTGTTGTTGATCAGATTAGTGAAATTAAATTGGAATGTAAGCGATGCAATTTAGTAATGCAGACAACTCTTACTTAGACGGTGTATCATCTAAACCATTATTGATATACTTTAGTTCAGTTATCATGTAATTCATCTTTTATTGTAACTTACCAGACTGAATTACATATTTTATTGGCATGTATAGCCAATTCTGAGAATTTATAGGACCCATGTTATATATTCTTAATACTGAATGCGCtgctctttctttgattgcatatGAAGTGTTAGGAAGCTTAACTATTTGTCTTCCTTGAGCTGTTTAATGCAAATGCTTGATGATGACACTTTATTTTCTTAAAAGATCTTGATGATAACACTGCTTAAGTAAAATAGGGTCATCTATTTTGCATGCATCCCAGAGTCGCCGCTTTCAGGGAGATCATTTTGGAGGCCGACAGGCAGGGACAAAGCTAGGGACTTCTACTCAAAACATTACCACTGTAGCCTATTTAGTTTGCATTGAAATTTGTTTTAATTAGTATTGTCTGAAACTCTAAGAAATTTGCATGATATAACTTGTCTGCCACCCCTCTTGCTCTAATCCTGGTTCTGTACCTGCCGATTGGTATGACATGCACAGGCTTAGACTGATTTGCAAGGACAAGTTGTTTAGCACAGTCATAACCACGTTGGTGTTGACTGCACAGCAGTAAAGCAAAGCACCACTGCCACGGCCTCAAGGAAGCTTGCCTTGAGTTCCTTATAGATCCCCTTCTATGCTGGAAGCGGTTGTGGCAATTGATGGCTTTGAGGATCTGGGTAAATGTTGTACTGCTCCTCTGAAGGAGTTAATGTGCAAGCTTGCTGCCAGATGATTCAGAAGCAAATATGGAGCAGaggtctaaggattcagtaATGATAATTACAACTGTCTAGAAAGAAATTAATAGCTAAGCTATCAAATAGTAGTTAGAAGTTATATTTTTTTGATAGGTAGTCTCATCCTGAAAATCATCTGATGTA
The Panicum virgatum strain AP13 chromosome 6N, P.virgatum_v5, whole genome shotgun sequence genome window above contains:
- the LOC120678142 gene encoding cytochrome P450 71A1-like produces the protein MTPSSPLPHSTGIQARFLLVLLPFISYVHVLLLGARRGKKRPAATANASRLPPSPWRLPVIGQALAVVVSSAGAAREVMQAQDHVFASRPSLTIPKRLLYGCTDIAFAPHGPYWSGARKMSVRHLLSPARVRAYRAVREEEVEALARRVAEQASCRGGVVRLSELLNGFAKDVAGQIVLGLRAAGDDGWRAKVDALLEESNVLLGAFHVGDYIPWLSWVSAVDGTDARVRRAFQRIDGILDEIVDAAAASREKPSSSSPGPGDADAFIHVFLSLQQQDGAPAATGTGTAEWRLSRDNVKALLEDLFGAGTEATIIVLEWAMAELLRNKGVMEKLQREVRRQARSTGDGSSHGNMVGEHDLPGMEYLRAVIKETMRLHTPGPLLLPHKSMQATRIGGGRYDIPGGTMVIVNAWAIGRDPEAWESPEEFRPERFAGSAVDFRDRHFQLIPFGAGRRMCPGVNLAMSVVELALANLVAQFDWALPEGEAAQLDMEETTGCPSRKRTPLRAIATQHYYSGAISHTALNRHHLRVYRRRRPSL